In a single window of the Elaeis guineensis isolate ETL-2024a chromosome 6, EG11, whole genome shotgun sequence genome:
- the LOC105046587 gene encoding early light-induced protein 2, chloroplastic isoform X2, translating to MATSAYMAGLMPLVGSRNHSTGLRSTYLLPCQHAAGAMRIRCQAEDQPQVQPQEQTIPVSPSQQPAQSPPKPKAKESTKFSDVLAFSGPAPERINGRLAMIGFVSALAVELARGDDLATQLMNGGLPWFAGTAALLSVASLVPLFKGVSAQSKSGRLMTADAELWNGRFAMVGLVALAFTEYLKGGPLV from the exons ATGGCGACTTCAGCCTACATGGCAGGCCTCATGCCACTTGTCGGCTCGAGGAACCATTCTACAGGCCTTCGTTCCACTTACTTGCTGCCATGTCAGCATGCCGCCGGCGCCATGCGCAttcgctgccaagccgag GATCAGCCGCAGGTGCAACCACAGGAGCAAACTATACCTGTCTCACCATCGCAGCAGCCGGCTCAGAGCCCTCCGAAGCCCAAGGCCAAG GAGAGCACAAAATTTTCAGATGTGCTAGCATTCAGCGGGCCGGCACCAGAGAGGATCAATGGAAGGTTGGCGATGATTGGCTTTGTCTCAGCTTTAGCAGTTGAGTTGGCGAGGGGTGATGACCTTGCAACTCAGCTAATGAATGGTGGGTTGCCATGGTTTGCTGGAACTGCTGCCTTGTTGTCAGTAGCCTCCTTGGTGCCATTGTTCAAGGGCGTGAGTGCACAATCCAAGTCCGGCCGCCTGATGACCGCTGATGCCGAGCTGTGGAATGGCCGGTTCGCCATGGTGGGCTTGGTGGCGCTAGCTTTCACTGAGTATTTGAAGGGCGGTCCTCTTGTGTGA
- the LOC105046587 gene encoding early light-induced protein 2, chloroplastic isoform X1, giving the protein MATSAYMAGLMPLVGSRNHSTGLRSTYLLPCQHAAGAMRIRCQAEVRDQPQVQPQEQTIPVSPSQQPAQSPPKPKAKESTKFSDVLAFSGPAPERINGRLAMIGFVSALAVELARGDDLATQLMNGGLPWFAGTAALLSVASLVPLFKGVSAQSKSGRLMTADAELWNGRFAMVGLVALAFTEYLKGGPLV; this is encoded by the exons ATGGCGACTTCAGCCTACATGGCAGGCCTCATGCCACTTGTCGGCTCGAGGAACCATTCTACAGGCCTTCGTTCCACTTACTTGCTGCCATGTCAGCATGCCGCCGGCGCCATGCGCAttcgctgccaagccgaggtgaGA GATCAGCCGCAGGTGCAACCACAGGAGCAAACTATACCTGTCTCACCATCGCAGCAGCCGGCTCAGAGCCCTCCGAAGCCCAAGGCCAAG GAGAGCACAAAATTTTCAGATGTGCTAGCATTCAGCGGGCCGGCACCAGAGAGGATCAATGGAAGGTTGGCGATGATTGGCTTTGTCTCAGCTTTAGCAGTTGAGTTGGCGAGGGGTGATGACCTTGCAACTCAGCTAATGAATGGTGGGTTGCCATGGTTTGCTGGAACTGCTGCCTTGTTGTCAGTAGCCTCCTTGGTGCCATTGTTCAAGGGCGTGAGTGCACAATCCAAGTCCGGCCGCCTGATGACCGCTGATGCCGAGCTGTGGAATGGCCGGTTCGCCATGGTGGGCTTGGTGGCGCTAGCTTTCACTGAGTATTTGAAGGGCGGTCCTCTTGTGTGA